Proteins encoded in a region of the Patescibacteria group bacterium genome:
- the rplL gene encoding 50S ribosomal protein L7/L12 produces MSDKFNDIIEKVEKLSVLELSELVKAMEEKFGVSAAMPTAVAAAGSEGGAEEKLAFNVELKTTGDQKIQVIKVLREALGLGLKEAKDIADAAPKVVKEGMSKKDAEDLKAKLEGAGATAELK; encoded by the coding sequence ATGTCAGATAAATTCAATGATATCATCGAGAAAGTTGAAAAACTCTCGGTACTCGAGCTCTCAGAGCTTGTAAAAGCAATGGAAGAAAAATTTGGAGTATCGGCAGCAATGCCAACCGCAGTAGCCGCCGCAGGTAGCGAGGGTGGCGCTGAAGAAAAATTAGCATTCAATGTTGAACTTAAGACTACCGGTGATCAGAAAATTCAGGTCATCAAGGTGCTCCGTGAAGCATTGGGCCTTGGCCTCAAAGAAGCAAAAGACATCGCTGATGCAGCTCCTAAAGTTGTCAAAGAAGGCATGTCAAAGAAAGACGCTGAAGATCTCAAGGCAAAGCTTGAGGGTGCAGGCGCTACCGCTGAGCTCAAATAA
- the rplJ gene encoding 50S ribosomal protein L10 — translation MPITRVKKESIVGDLQDKIGKSKAVLFARFHGLSVAKVTGLRRAFRKEDADYTVAKKTLIRVAFRESGKDLSMDLPGEVAVVSGYGDELSIFRTASTFAKKEKDAFEIVGGYFEGQFVDAKTAKALGAIPGREALYSQLMSVILGNTRKLVFVLDQLAKKKS, via the coding sequence ATGCCAATTACACGAGTTAAAAAAGAATCAATCGTAGGTGATTTGCAGGACAAGATCGGCAAATCAAAAGCAGTGCTTTTTGCGCGCTTTCACGGCCTTTCAGTTGCCAAGGTGACGGGTTTGCGCCGCGCATTCCGCAAGGAAGACGCTGACTATACGGTTGCCAAAAAGACCCTGATCCGCGTCGCATTTCGCGAGTCAGGCAAGGATCTCTCTATGGATTTGCCAGGTGAGGTCGCGGTTGTCTCAGGATACGGAGATGAGCTCTCAATCTTTCGGACAGCTTCTACTTTTGCAAAAAAGGAAAAAGATGCCTTTGAGATCGTTGGCGGATATTTTGAAGGTCAGTTTGTTGACGCAAAAACCGCAAAGGCTCTCGGTGCAATCCCAGGACGCGAGGCGCTCTACTCACAGCTCATGAGTGTTATCCTCGGCAACACGAGAAAATTGGTTTTCGTGCTTGACCAATTAGCAAAGAAAAAGTCGTAA